The region CGTAGTTTGATTATGATCGCAGCAGGTATGGCAAAATATATTCCCAGATTTAGCAATATGATGCCTATGCCGTATCCCAACATCTGTTGTTCTGAATTTATGTCCACATAGCTGAGAATAGACATGGTTGAAAGCATCGGTGTGATTGCTAATTTTACGACCTCTTTAAAGGCCGGACTTTGCCTTTCCAAGTCGGCCACGGCCGGACTGAATGAATAATATGCAGAGTTGAACACTGCCATAAAGCTAGAGCCAGATTCGGTTCTAAGCAGTACGCTGTCTCGAACTTCTCTTAGTGTCTGTACCTGAGATGACATTTCTGTTCCATATGCTGCAGTTGCAATAAGACAGCCTCCATTGCCATTTCCATTATCCACAGGCTGTGCTGCTGCATCTCCTATTATTTTTGTAAATGTGACAGTTTCAGAAGGTATGGGCTGGAACAGAATTCCTTCAACCTCAATTTTGATCTTGTGCTCGCCGTTTTCCCTAAACTCGACAGGGATCGTCACAGTTCCAATTGAAGTGTGAGTGAGAGGAATCGGACCGAATACAGGCGAATCATCCTTTGTGACAGTAACCTTGTAGTCTATGTGTTCCTGTATTACATTTGTGTTAGGATTTATGAAATCGATCTTCATTTTCGTAAGATCGTTTATTTTTGGTTCTACTGGATCAGTTGAAATTTTGACAAGCAAAGTTCCTTTGTCAGTTGGCAGCTGTTGGAATTCCTGAGCGAGCACAGGAATAACAAATGCAGGTAACACTGCCAATAGCAACAAGATCTTCATGCTGTTCTCTGGCTGCAAAACATATTAAAAACTTGCCCAAATTCCCATCAAACCTAACATTCTAATGTTTGATTTTTAGTCAGATTGACGTGAAAAAGATTGCAGTTTTTGGTTTAGTTTGTTTTCTAGTGTTGCCTCTTTCCATACACGCTCAGACTCCACAAGATGTTGTATATGCAGCAAAATTCGTTTGTGGTGCAATTTCTGATAATAGTGGACCTCTAAGGCCAGGTTACTATGATACATCAATTAGCATACTCAACAAAAAAGGATACCCTGTTGAATTTTTATGGGTAGCAACAATCAATGATGGCCCAACATCTAACGCGATTTTAAGAACTCTTGAACCAGAAAAATCAACTGGAATGACATGCAAAGACATCAAGGACATATTCGCAATTGACACGAATGAGCTTGCAGAAGGGTTTGTAGTGATAAGAATACCTGTAGCGTCTTTAAAGGGACTTGGCAATGAGCAAATTCTGCCCGAGTCGCAAGAGGCAGCCAATGCGCTTGAAGTACAGGTCTTTTATACAGCTAACGCCCTTCCAACGCTTCCACACAAGGTAGCGGAAGAAAAGATCACATTCTACATAATACAGGATAGTTCTGGCAAGATTCCAAAAGAGATGCATCGCAAGGTTCTGGATGTTACCATTTCCTCAACATTCGGAGAAATCTCCAATACTGAAGACAAGATAAAATCACTTCTTGCACAAAAATACGATCTCGATCAGAGTGATCTTGGGAAGATTACCGTGAGAATAAAAGATGTCTCAATAGGGGTTGGCACAT is a window of Candidatus Nitrosotenuis uzonensis DNA encoding:
- a CDS encoding CFI-box-CTERM domain-containing protein — encoded protein: MKILLLLAVLPAFVIPVLAQEFQQLPTDKGTLLVKISTDPVEPKINDLTKMKIDFINPNTNVIQEHIDYKVTVTKDDSPVFGPIPLTHTSIGTVTIPVEFRENGEHKIKIEVEGILFQPIPSETVTFTKIIGDAAAQPVDNGNGNGGCLIATAAYGTEMSSQVQTLREVRDSVLLRTESGSSFMAVFNSAYYSFSPAVADLERQSPAFKEVVKLAITPMLSTMSILSYVDINSEQQMLGYGIGIILLNLGIYFAIPAAIIIKLRRK